One segment of Drosophila mauritiana strain mau12 chromosome 3R, ASM438214v1, whole genome shotgun sequence DNA contains the following:
- the LOC117145143 gene encoding uncharacterized protein LOC117145143: protein MVGKGSSGLGGDTSTGSKERPVFIPPRKRQQTKSEAKKQNYVDHIVSVQQNRPKLSPSNPGLEEELRKSKLIIKNKQPLPQLPGELGVPSAHDTLASTHSASSTQHSQKSARSNSNLNELQNFESISQGTKSTSQRHESSTVTPSSCCYSESSLDAKLSKSQDCLSNRSSSKKRVNIRTSDLPGQGRNQRSSPEIANYEDLESGETSVLNNYDQSLERGYQARKEGGGNYLTMTGTIKRGRKKGQSVDLQINISREELEQLNAHAMASDTQKGGNLCCTCSCGTGLHILLISLFCLPFVTVVSAVYSFYIGTLTWYNMFNYYCEERTYLHKILVTPLLFVIYPLAIVLCTFGLGIYSGLRQLSLQYSSWVNDITDIEKGFYGWLCGFLRMPDCSPYEVVILTDICVAPQDPQRLHINKPRQELSM, encoded by the exons ATGGTGGGCAAAGGCTCGAGCGGCCTGGGCGGAGACACCAGTACGGGCAGCAAGGAACGCCCTGTTTTCATTCCGCCCCGGAAACGTCAACAAACCAAGTCGGAGGCCAAGAAGCAGAACTATGTGGATCACATCGTCAGTGTGCAG CAAAATCGGCCCAAGTTGTCGCCCTCCAATCCGGGACTTGAGGAGGAGCTCCGCAAGTCCAAGCTGATCATCAAGAACAAGCAGCCGCTGCCGCAGCTGCCGGGAGAGCTGGGTGTGCCCAGTGCCCACGACACCCTGGCTAGCACACACTCGGCCAGCTCGACGCAGCACAGCCAGAAGTCAGCCAGATCGAACAGTAATCTCAACGAGCTGCAGAACTTCGAATCCATATCGCAGGGCACCAAGTCGACGTCGCAGCGGCACGAGAGCAGCACGGTGACTCCCAGCAGCTGTTGCTATTCGGAGAGTAGCCTGGACGCCAAGTTGAGCAAGTCGCAGGACTGCCTGAGCAACCGGTCGTCCTCCAAGAAGCGGGTCAACATCCGGACAAGCGATCTGCCCGGCCAGGGGCGCAATCAGCGCTCCTCACCGGAGATCGCTAACTACGAGGATCTGGAGTCCGGCGAAACGAGTGTGCTGAACAACTACGACCAAAGTCTAGAGCGGGGCTATCAGGCGCGCAAGGAGGGCGGCGGCAACTACCTGACCATGACGGGCACCATTAAGCGGGGTCGCAAGAAGGGCCAGTCCGTGGACCTACAGATCAACATCAGTCgcgaggagctggagcagctgaACGCCCATGCGATGGCCAGCGACACCCAGAAGGGTggcaatttgtgctgcacctGCAGCTGTGGCACCGGCCTCCACATCCTGCTCATCTCGCTGTTTTGCCTGCCGTTCGTGACCGTCGTTTCGGCGGTGTACTCCTTCTACATTGGAACGCTCACCTGGTACAATATGTTCAACTATTACTGCGAGGAGAGGACGTACCTGCACAAGATCCTGGTGACGCCGCTGCTGTTCGTGATCTATCCGCTGGCCATTGTGCTGTGCACCTTCGGACTGGGCATCTACTCGGGATTGCGGCAGCTGAGTCTGCAGTACAGTAGTTGGGTGAACGACATCACGGATATCGAGAAGGGATTCTACGGCTGGTTGTGCGGATTCCTGCGCATGCCCGACTGCAGTCCCTACGAGGTCGTCATCCTGACCGACATTTGTGTGGCGCCGCAGGATCCTCAGCGGCTGCACATCAACAAACCGCGCCAGGAACTATCCATGTAG